ACAAGTTGAAGAAGCTCGGCATCGACTAGCCCCGGGGACGCGTGGCGTCCCTGTGGCACCTAGAGCCGAGCGACGCCGATCCAGCCACCCGAGAGCATCGGGCAGGCGAACTCGAGCGCGTTCACCAGTCCCTGGAACCCGCGCACCCCCAGCTTCGCCACGCCGCGGCTGCCGCTGATCATTTCCTGGAAGCGCGCGTGGTAGGGCGTGAGCGATACCAGCGCGATGTCGGCGCGCGCGAACAGGGTGCGCAGCGTCTTGTACGAATAGATCTGGAGATGATCCTGGTGCATCGACTCGCGGCCTGCCAGGCCGACGATGCCGTTGTGCCAGCAGCATGCGTTCGGGGTCGAGAACACGAAGTCCGCACCGCGCAGCGCTGCGTTCGCGCGCAGGCTGCGCAGGAAGCCTTCGGTGTCGGGCAGGTGCTCGATCAGCTCCCCGGCCACCACCAGGTCCGGGCGGCCGTGCAGCTCGACCACCGGCGCCAGGTCGAAGATGTCGGCGTGGATGATCCGCCCCCTGGGGGCCGTGTCCATGCCTTCGGGCGGAAGGCGCTGGGAGTTGTCTATCCCGACCACCCACGCCGCCTCGCGGCACAGCCGCGCGTGCAACCAATTGTCGTCGCCGCGCTTGGCATCGATCGCGGTCTCATCCAGGGCGCCGAGGTCGAACACGCCCTTGCCGCGGACCAGCGCCGCCAATGTCGCCAGCCGGTCCACCGGCCGCGGGACCCGCACGCGCTCCAGCGCCGTGTAATGCAGGTTGGGCAGCGGGCTGGTCGCCGTCATGCCGGCACTTCCTGCGCCTGGAGGTCCAGGCGCACCAGGTAGTTGGGCGGGTCAACCCTGTGCAGGCCGATCTCGCCCGCCGCGCCGGGCGCAAGTTCGGCCCCGGCGAGGGCGAGCAACTCCGCCAGCGACACCAGCGTCACCCCGCGGTCGCCGCTGACGTACTTGTCGCAGACCAGGCTCAACCAGGCGACCGGGTGCCCGGGCTCGATGTCCTTGACGAAGAGTGCACCGGACGGCCGGAGCGCATCGCGGATCGATCGCAGGAACTGCGCCCGGTACCCGACAGGCAGGTGGTGCATCACGTCACTGACCAGTGCCGCGTCGTAGGGCGCGTCCAGCTGCCCGAGATGCGCTTCGATGGACGTGCCCGGCAGCCGCCGCACGCGCTCAAGATGGACCGGCTCGACGAACTTGCCCACGCTGCCAGCGATATCGACCATCGTGACCCGCACGTCCGGGCGTGCCGCCAGCAGGTGGTTGAGCAGTTCGCCGTCGCCCCCGCCGATGTCGAGCAGATGCGCGTCGACCGGCAGCGCCCCCGCAACCAGTGCAGCGACCTTGTGCAGGTCGACGAAGACCCGCCGGTAGGCCGCGGCCGCCTTTCGCTCCAGGCCTGCCGGCATCAGCTTGCGGACCGCGGGACCGATCTTCATCGCGCGTCCTCCTGGTCGCCGTCCCTCGCCGGCCTGGCCGGATGCGCCAGCGCAAACGCCCGGGCGAGGTCGGTCAGGGTCTCCTGCAGCCCCTTGATGCGCAGCACCAGGCTGATGATCAGCACGAAGCTGATCGCGGCATAGATGTACAGCACCAGGTCCGCGCCACGACCCACGCCGAGCGCATGGGCCACCCGGGTCGAGGCGCTCTGCTCCCACACGAAGTAGATGCCGGTGGCGGTCAGCAGCACGATGGCGGTGCACAGGATCCGCGACTGCTTCCACTCGCGCAGCGCGAACGCGATGCCCACCGACAGCAGCGCGGTCAGGATGATCTCGATCATTTGCGGATCCATTGGGTCAAGAGATCAAGCAGGATGTTCAGGGATTCGGAGTTGCCCTGCCCTTTCCGCTTTGAATAGTCGGTGTAGCGGATGGTCACCGGCACCTCCACGAAGGCCAGGCGCCGTTGCCCGATCTGCTCGAGGATCTCCGACGCGTGCGCCATCCGGTTCTGGCGGATGCGCAGCTGGCGCGCGGCATCCGCGGTAAACGCCCGGAATCCGTTGTGGCTGTCGCTGAGCTTCAGCCCCGTGGTCAGCCGGGTGAAGGCGATCGCCAGCTTGAGCACCACCCGACGCAGGCGCGGCATGCCCACGGTCGTGCCCTTGAACCGGCTGCCCAGGGCCACGTCGACCTTCGAGTCGCGCAGTGCCGCGAGCATCCGGTCGATCTCGGCAGCCTCGTGCTGGCCGTCGGCGTCGAACATCACGATGTAGCGCGCGCCCTCCGCCAGCGCATGGCTGATACCGGTCTGCAGCGCCGCGCCCTGGCCCAGGTTCACCGGATGCCTCAGCACGACAGCCCCGGCCAGGCGCGCCTGTTCCCCGGTGTCGTCGGCCGACGCGTCATCCACCACCACCACGCCGTCCACATGCGCCAGCGCACCACGCACTACGGGCCCGATGCTGGTCGACTCGTTGTAGGCCGGCACCACGACCCAGGCCCCGGCATTGGGGCGCGCGGTGCCGGGCACGCCCTCGGCAAGCTGCATCGACATCGACTTTTCCTTCATGGCCATGACCGTTCGCCTAGGACCGCGCGGAGCGGCCAGGCTCGGCCGCGGCATTGCTGGCGTAGGCCAGAGCATAGGCACGGGCAATACCGCCGGCAATCCACGCCGGCCACAGGCGGCGCAGCAGTTGCAAGTCCTCGGCGGCGCGGTGGCCGCTGCCGATGGTGCTGGAGGTCTCGCTGCCCGCATGGATGCGGTGCGTCATCAGCGGCTCGCGCAAGTACACGAAGCTGCCGTCCAGCTGGCAGAGGTCAAGCCACGCCGCCCAGTCCATGTTGGTGCGCATCGACTCGTCGAAGCGCAGCCCCGTGCGTGCACGGTGCATGGTCACCGCAGGGCACGGGATCGCATTGCCGAAGCGCAGGCTGTTGGTCCGCGCGCTGCGCGAGCGCACGCACTCGCGGCCCAGGAACCCGAGCTCGAGCAGGGCGCGCTTGATCGCCGGCAGGCCACCGCGGCGCAGCTTGCCATCCAGCAGCTCGGCGTAGCCGGTGAACACGATCAGCGCGTCGCGATGGCGCGCGGCCGCGTCCAGCACTGCCGCGCTGAAGCCCGGGTCGTAGGTATCGTCCTGGTGTGCGAGCGTCACCCAGTCGGCGTCCGCGTGCTCAAGGGCGGCGTTCCAGTCGCGCCCGATTCCCGCGTTGGGTCCGTGCACCACCAGCCGTGCGCCGTAGCGCGCCGCGATCGCCTCCAGCCCGTCGAACGGCGTCGACGTGGTCACCACCAGGCTTGAGGGCCGCGCCTGCCCCGCCAGCGAAGCCAGGCAATCGTCCAGATAAGGGGAGTGGCCGTAGGCCGGCACCACGAAGCAGTGCCCGGCCATCAGGCTGCCGCTTGCCCGAGCTTGGACACCATCAACACCCCGCAGGAGATCAGCATCAGGCCGGCCCACTGGACAGGCGCCAGGCGCTCACCGTGCAGCAGCCAGGCCACCAACGCCATCAGGATGTAGAGCGATGCTCCCGCCAGCGCAAAGGCCACGCCCAGCTTCAGCTTGCTGATCACCACCACCCAGACGATGAACCCGACGCCCTGGATCACGACCGCCGCCCACACCAGCGGCGACATGAACGTCACCATCAGCCATTGCAGGCCGCTGACCCCTGGCACCCGCTCCGCCACTTCGGTGACCGCGCGCTTCAGCAGGAGCTGGCCGCTGATCGTGGTGCAGGTGACAAAGAGGATCATGAGGAAGGCGCGGACCATGGGGCTTCCGGGGGTGGCGGGAGGCGGCATCATACCGGTTCACCAACCCCGGAGACCCGTCGACTGGCCACGTCCAGCGGTCGGATGGGGGCCACCTTGCAGCGAACCTGCACGCCGGGAACAATCCGGCCCTCTCCATCGCAGCCGCATCCCATGACCCGCTGGAAAGCCGCCGGAAGCCACCTCGCCCTCAGTCTCTTGGTGATCGGCGGCATCGCCATCACTGCGTTCCTGCTCTGGTATCCGCACGGCCTGTACAAGGTGGCGGGGCTGGATCGCATCCTGCTGGTGATGCTGGGGATCGACCTGACGGCTGGGCCGCTGCTGACGCTGATCCTTTACAAACCGGGCAAGTGGGGGCTGAAGTTCGATCTGATCATGGTTGCGATCGCGCAGCTGGCCTTCCTCGGCTACGGCCTGCACACCCTCTGGGGCGGCCGCCCGGTGTTCCTTGTCGGTACTCCAGAGACGTTCACCGTGGTGTTCGCAAACGAGATCGCCGACGAGGACCTCGCCAAGGCCTCACGCCCCGAGTGGCGGCGCCTGTCGTGGACCGGACCCGTGCTGGTTGGTACACGCATGCCCACGGAGCCCGAACAGCGACATGCGGTGATCGAGGAATTCATGGCGGGTGGCGCAGGGATCGAGCGCACCCCGAAGTACTACATGCCCTTCAAGGACGTCGCTGGGCAAATTCTCGAGGCCGCAGAGCGCGCACCAGGTGCTGTGGACCCGGCGCGCCTCATGCCCGTCGTCTCCCGACGTGGCGAAGGCCAGTTGTTGATCGACCCATCCACCGCGCTTCCCGACTGGGTTGTGACCCGGGACAACGGCAAGTCGCGCTGAACAACGGCAGCTGCCGTCATCCAGCGTCACTCCTCTGGACTTGCCTTGCGCGACCTTGATTTGCGCACTGACGGCCGTGCCGACTGACGCAGCGCGTCCACGTCACGGAAAAACCGTGCGCGCCGACACACGCAATGTGACGCTATTTGTCAGTCACGTTTCGTACATGACAGACCACGTCACTTCATGCCCCTCACATTCACCTGCTATCCGTGATTGCGATTGCAGATCGCAAACTTCCCGGATCGGCCAGCAGCATTGGCACGGCTTGTGCGTATGATCCTGCTGCACGTGCAGCGTGACGCACGGCAAGCACGGTTCCGGAACCACTGCCGGCACTGCAGCACGTGAAGCAAACTCACACCTCTAGGGGATACACCATGAAGAAGATCCAGAAGGGCTTTACCCTCATCGAACTGATGATCGTGATCGCGATCCTCGGCATCCTCGTTGCCATCGCGCTGCCGGCGTACCAGGACTACAGCATCCGCGCCCGCGTTTCGGAAGGCGTTGCCCAGGCCGCTCCGGCGAAGCTTGCTGTTGCCGAAACTGCCTCCGCACGCGGCATCCTTGCAACTGCTGTGACCGACGCTTCGGCTGCCGGTTTCAGCTTTGCCGCTAACGCAACCGACTACGTGGCCAGCATTGGCGTCGCGAGCGGCGTTATCACCGTGACCACGAAGGCGACGGGCGCCACCGTGCAGCCGATTCTGACCCTCAGCCCCAGCCAGGCAGCCGTCGACCAGCCGGTCAACTGGGTCTGCGCCTTCACCGCTGGCGAGGCGCGTCACGTGCCGGCCGAGTGCCGCCCGTAATCCAGGGTTCGCTACAGCTGCTCTTCAAACCCTGGCTTCGGCCAGGGTTTTTTTTGGCGGGTTGGTCGCCAACCGCTTATCGTACTAGCGTGAGGAAGCCGCGCATGCGCCCATTGATATTGCTTGGCCTGGCTTGCGTCGCCACCGTGGTCTTGTACTGGCTCGGTCTTTATGGCCCATTCCTGCTCGATGACCATGTCGTGCTCTCACCCGTGGAAGCCTGGCACGCCGGCCAGCAGGGCTGGCTGGCAACATTGCTGCCCAACCCGGCATCGGTAATCAATTCGCGACCCGTGGCAATGGCCAGCTTCATGTTGACCACCTCGCTGGGTGGCGTCGGCCCGTTTTCCTACAAGCTGGGCAACGTCGTTGTCCATCTGCTTTGCGGAATATTGGGTTGGTGGCTGCTACGTCGCGTCCTGCGCCTTGATCCTCGGCTTGCTGCTCACGCCGATGTCCTGGCGTTGGCCGCCACCGCTCTCTGGTTGCTGCATCCGCTGCACGTGAGCACCGTCTTGTACGCAGTGCAACGGATGGCGCAACTGGCCGCGTTCTTCTCCTTGGCAGCGGTGGCCATCTATCTCGTCGCCCGCCAGCAATTGGCAGCAGGCCGTGTCCGCACCGCTTCCCTGCACCTGTTCCTGACGTTCCCGCTTCTGCTGGCGCTTGGCATCCTGAGCAAGCAGAACGCCGCTATCGCCGGGTTCTTGTGCCTGGTTCTCGAACTGGCGTACTTCCAACGACCTGCGCGAGACCCGCGACTGGTGTGGGGTTTCTTCGGCTTGTTCGTAGCACTGCCCGTGATGGCTGTACTCGGACTGCTGGCGTTCGCGCCGGACCGCTTGCTGGCAGGTTACGCCGAGTGGAACTTCACGCTGTGGCAGCGCCTGATGACCCAAGCGCGTGCCATGATCGACTACATCGGCATGTGGTTCTTGCCACGAGGCCCGCAAATGGGGCTGTACACCGATGGTTACCCGGTTTCCAGCGGACTACTGTCACCGCCAACAACGCTCTTGGCCATTGTCGCCCTTGTCACGTTGTCCCTGTTCGCCATTGCCATCCGCAAGCGTGCGCCGGCGGTATTCGCGGGATGGTTCTTCTTCCTAGTCGCGCACTCGGTGGAATCCAGCTTCCTGCCGCTCGAGATGTACTACGAGCACCGGAACTACCTGCCGGCTTTCGGGTTGCTGCTCATGGCGTTCGGACTGCTCGGGCTGATCCCCGATACCACATGGTCGCGCATGGCCAACCCCCGACGGCTCGGCATCGTGGCCGTTTCCGCCCTCACCCTCACCCTCGCGTTCGCCACCTTCGGACGAGTCTTGGTCTGGCAGCAGGGTGAAACCATCGTCGCGCAGGGCCTGTACCACCACCCTGAATCACTGCGCGCCCGCCTCGATGCAGCAACAATTTCGTTCTGGAACAAAGATTACGCATCAGCCGTGGAGGTCACCAGACCGTTGCTGACCAGCGCCGAGCCTGAGGAACGCGCGATAGGTAATCTCCAGATGGTTGTCATTGGTTGCCTAGACGGAAAAGGTGCAGACCCGAAGCATCTTGAAGCGGCAACCGAAGGGCATCGCTCGCGCGTGACCATCGCCGAATTGCAGATGGCACGACTACTTGTGAACGTTACACAAACCCACACGTGTGGAGCCGTAACTCCAGGGATGATCGGATCTACGCTCGCAGCACTGGTGGATAGTGCTGACGGGCAGCCAGAAACCGCACCCGCCAAGTTTTCCACCAGAACTATCGCGGCCCGCATGCACGCCCGGGGCGGGGAATGGAAGGAAGCCGAGCACCACGCCGAGATAGTGTGGAACGCGACTCGCTATCTACCATTGGCGGCGCTGTTGGCGCGCATCTATATCGACAACGGAAAGTTCGAACAAGCAGAAGAGCTGCTAGGCGAACTCAAGCGGCGAGCACGTCCGTTTGACACCCCGGCCCAAGATGAGATCTCACGCGTACAGGCGATGCTCGACGATCGCAGGTCAAAGGCCGGGCGGTGACAGTTCCGTGCCAATGCAGGACAAGACCGTTAGCAGAATTGCATCTGCTGGACAAACCGCAAGGCCCACGGCACGCTTCGTGCATCGATTTCGGCCTACATGTCGGAAGGAAACCTAAATGAGCGCAGTTCAGACAAGCAACCTCGCGGGCATTACGGGAATCGCACGCCGCTTGGTGTTGGATGGAGCGCTCGACGAGGCCACCGCCCGAGACTCGCTAGACAGGGCGACCGCCGAGCGCAAGCCTATTGCGTCATATTTGCGTGAAGCAAAGCTCGTCACTTCGGCACAAATGGCAGCGGCCAACTCCATTGAATTCGGCATGCCCGTGTTCGACCCCTCGGTCATGGATGGCACGCAAAGCGCCATCAAGCTGGTCACAGACGAGCTGCTTGCAAAGCACAACGTGCTGCCGCTGTTCAAGCGTGGCGGGCGCCTGTTCGTCGGCGTCGCAGACCCGACCAATACCCACGCTTTGGACGAGGTCAAGTTCCATACCAATCTGACCGTCGAACCCATACTCGTCGACGAAGAGCGCATCCGACGCACCATCGAGCTATGGCAGGAGAGCAGCGATACGTTCGGCGACACACTCGATGACAGTGAAGGCTTGGAGAAGCTCGACATCAGCGGGGGTGAGGAGGACGGGACCGACGATGGCGTCAGCGCCAAGGGCGACGACACGCCGGTGGTCAAGTTCATCAACAAGGTGCTGATCGACGCCATCAAGAAGGGCGCCTCCGACATCCATTTCGAGCCGTACGAAACAGACTACCGGGTGCGCCTGCGCATCGACGGCATCCTCAAGCAAGTCGCCAAGATGCCGGTGAAACTCAACCAGCGCATCACCGCGCGCTTGAAAGTCATGGCGCAGCTGGACATTGCCGAGAAGCGCGTGCCGCAGGACGGCCGTATCAAACTCAACCTCTCCAAGACCAAGCAGATCGACTTCCGTGTCAGCACGTTGCCTACGCTGTTCGGCGAGAAGGTCGTGTTGCGTATCCTCGACGGCAGCGCAGCCAAGCTGGGCGTCGAGAAACTTGGTTACGAGCCTGAGCAGCAGAAGCTGTTCCTGGAAGCCATCCACAAGCCCTACGGCATGGTGCTGGTCACCGGCCCAACCGGCTCCGGCAAGACGGTGAGCCTGTACACCGCTCTGGGGATCCTGAACGACGAGACTCGCAATATCTCGACCGCGGAGGACCCGGTGGAAATCCGGTTGCCCGGCGTCAACCAGGTACAGCAGAACGTAAAGCGCGGCATGACCTTCGCCGCAGCGCTCCGCAGCTTCCTGCGCCAGGACCCGGACATCATCATGGTGGGTGAGATCCGCGACCTGGAGACCGCCGAGATCGCCATCAAGGCGGCGCAGACCGGCCACATGGTGCTTAGCACCCTGCACACCAACGACGCCCCTCAGACCATTGCCCGACTGATGAACATGGGCATTGCGCCCTACAACATCACGAGTTCGGTGACCCTGGTAATCGCCCAGCGCTTGGCGCGACGCCTGTGCAGCAAGTGCAAGCAGCCCCAAGAACTGCCAGACAACGCACTTCTGGCGGAGGGCTTTACCGCCGACGAGATCCATGAAGGATTCACGATCTATGAGGCTGTGGGCTGCGACGAGTGCACCGGCGGCTACAAGGGACGGCTTGGCGTGTACCAGGTACTGCCGATGAGCGAGGAGATCCAGACCATCGTGCTGCAGGGGGGCAATGCGATCCAGATTGCCGAGGTGGCCAAGGCGGCCGGCGTCAAGGACCTGCGTCAATCCGCCCTACTCAAGGTGAAGAACGGGCTGACTACACTGGCAGAGATCAACCGGATTACGGTGGACTGACCCGCGAGGGCGTCCCGATGCGCCCCTTTGGGCCACCTTCCGCCGCTTTGCGGTGGAAGGGACGGCGGAAGTCTGCCGGGCGTCACAAACGAAAATTTCACTTTGTCTTGCAAGGGTTTAGGATGGGAGCTTGTGGCCCGATCGGGGTAACGGGCCTTCTGGGGAGCTAGAGCATGGCCGTGTCTCGTACCGCCGCGCGGTCCGCCGCGAAGAAGAAGCCCACTGGTCCGACGCGCACTGGCGTGGAACTGTCGCCGTTCGTCTGGGAGGGCACCGACAAGCGCGGCAAGAAGATGAAGGGCGAGCAGTCGGCGAAGAACGCCAACCTGCTGCGCGCCGAACTGCGACGCCAGGGCATCACCCCCACTGTAGTAAAGCCAAAGGCCAAACCACTGTTTGGCAGCGCGGGCCAGAAGATTACCGCCAAGGAAATCGCGGTGTTCAGCCGGCAGCTAGCCACCATGATCAAGTCCGGCGTGCCGGTGGTGCAGGCGCTGGAGATCATTGGCAACGGCCACAAGAATGAGCGCATGAAGGTGATGGTTAACACCGTGCGCCTCGACATCGAGGGCGGTTCCTCGATCTACGAATCGATGAGCAAGCACCCGGTGCAATTTGACGAGCTGTACCGCAACCTGGTGAAGGCGGGTGAAACGGCCGGCGTGCTTGAGACTGTGCTCGACACCATCGCTACCTACAAGGAAAACACCGAGAGCCTGAAGGGCAAGATCAAGAAGGCGCTGTTCTATCCGGCCACGGTGATCGCGGTGGCGATCCTGGTCAGCGCGGTCTTGCTGGTGTTCGTGGTGCCGCAGTTCCAGGCGACCTTCAAGAGCTTCGGCGCCGACCTGCCGGCGTTTACCCAGCTGATCATCAACGCAAGCGACTTCATGATCGCGTGGTGGTGGCTGATATTGGCGATCATTGTCGGCGGCGGCTGCTTTTTCATGTACTCCTACAGGCGCTCGCCCCCGTTGCAGCATCTGATGGACAGGCTGGTACTGAAGATTCCGGTCATCGGCCAGATTCTCCACAACGCCGCCGTCGCCCGCTTCGCCCGCACCTTGGCCACCACTTTCAGGGCCGGCGTTCCGCTGGTCGAAGCACTGGACATCGTGGCCGGCGCCACCGGCAACCAGGTATACGAGAAGGCCGTGCACGAGATCAAGGACGACGTGTCCGTGGGCTACCAGCTCAACATGGCCATGAAGCAGGTCAACATTTTCCCGCACATGGTGGTGCAGATGACCGCCATCGGCGAAGAGGCCGGCGCGCTGGACACCATGCTGTTCAAGGTGGCCGAGTTCTTCGAGGAAGAGGTCAACAACTCGGTCGATGCGCTGAGCAGCCTGCTGGAGCCGATGATCATGGTCATCATCGGCGGCGTGGTGGGCTCGATGGTGATCGGCATGTACCTGCCGATCTTCAAGATCGCGGGCACCATCTAGGTAAATGTCTTTCCTCGGCGACAACCCCGAACTGGGCTACCCGGTGATCGCAGGCCTCGGCCTGCTGGTCGGCAGCTTCCTCAACGTGGTGATCCTGCGCCTGCCCAGGCGCATGGAGTGGGAGTGGAAGCGCGACAGCCGCGAGATGCTTGGCGAGCCGGAGATGTACGACCCGCCGCCACCGGGGATCGTGGTGGAGCGCTCGCACTGCCCGCACTGCGGCCATCAGCTCAGCTGGTTCGAGAACATCCCGGTGTTCAGCTGGCTGGCGCTGCGCGGCAAGTGCCGCTCATGCAAGGCGCCCATCTCCGCGCAGTACCCGGCGGTCGAGCTGCTGACGATGCTGCTGATGGTGCTGTGCGTGTGGCGCTTCGGCTTCGGCTGGCAGGGCTTTGGCGCCTGCCTGCTCACCTGCTTCCTGATCGCACTGTCGGGCATCGACCTGCGCACGCAGCTGCTGCCTGATTCGCTGACCTTGCCGCTGATGTGGCTGGGGTTGATCGCGGCGGTGGAGAACCTGTACGTCGCGCCCAAGGCGGCGCTGTTGGGCGCCATTGCCGGCTACGTGAGCCTGTGGTCGGTGTGGTGGGTGTTCAAGCAGGTCACCGGCAAGGAAGGCATGGGCCACGGCGACTTCAAGCTGCTGGCCGCGCTGGGCGCCTGGTGCGGCCTGGCCGGCGTGCTGCCGACCATCCTGATGTCTTCGCTGGTGGGCGCCATTGTTGGCGGCGCCTGGCTGGCCATCAAGGGCCGCGACCGTGCCACCCCGATCCCGTTCGGTCCGTTCCTGGCCGTCGCCGGCTGGATCGTCTTCATGTGGGGCGAGCAGATCATGGGCGCATACATGGCCTACGCCGGGTTCTGACCTCTCTCCCCCGAAAACGGGGAGATGCCTGCCACACTCATCGCATGGCCGACTACACCATCGCCCTCACCGGGGGCATCGCCTCCGGCAAGTCCGAAGTGGAGCGCCGCTTCCGCGCGCTCGGCATCATCGTCGCCGACGCCGACCAGGCATCCCGTGACGTGGTGGCCCGCGGTACCGAAGGCTTGGCGGAAGTCGTGTCCGTGTTTGGCGCGGACGCCCTCGATGCCGAAGGCGACCTCGACCGCCCTGCGATGCGCCGCCTGGTGTTCAACGACGCCACCGCGCGGCATCGCCTGGAAGCCATCATCCACCCGCGCGTGCGCCTCGCGTTGCGCGCCGCCTGCGCGGCAGCGCCGGGCCCTTACGCCATTGCCGCCATCCCCTTGCTCGCAGAAGGCGGCCGTGCGGCATACCCCTGGTTGCACCGCGTGCTGGTGGTCGACGTGCCTGTCGACGTGCAGCTGGCGCGGCTACTGCGTCGCGACGGCATCGACGAGGCGCTGGCGTGGAAGATGATCCGCGCACAGGCCGGCCGCGAGGAGCGGCTGGCGATTGCCGACGATGTGATCATCAATGACGGGCCGGTCGCGGCGCTGGACGGCGCGGTGACGGCGCTGCATGGGCGCTACCTGGAGCTGGCGCGGGGTGCTGCGGCGCGCGGATAGCTGGTCAGCGCCGGGCAACGGTACGGTATGGGCCGTGCGCGCCTGCATACGGCTCCCCTGTCTCCACACGCGCGCAGACCCGATCACCGCACAGGGTGAGATCGGCCGCATTGATCGCCTCGAGAAGCCGTTGATCGCGGCTGATCGAAGCCAGCTCGCGCTTGGCTGAAGCCAAGGCCAGCGTCGCGCCGGCAACGGCGACCACGGCGCCGATCAGCAGCGCTGCTGATGCGATCCAGAGCACGCGCATGCGCGACTCGACCGCAACAGCCTGCGCCACCGCTGCCCGGGTGTGCTCTGCCCCGAGTGTGTTGGCAGCGGACGTGACCTCGCGTCGGAAGTCGGCGCTGGTGCGCTCAAGTTGTTCGACCGCGCGCGTGCTCCGCTCGTCGAGGCGCCCGGCCACGACGGCCAGCTGCAGCGCGAACTCGCGCGGGTCGAGATCGGCCGGCAACCGGGTCATGGGGGCAGCATCGCCGGCGCACCCTGCCCTGACGCGACCGGGTGAGGCGGTCGGCGCACTACGTCCTGCTCCACCTCTGCGCGCAGGCGGACGTGGTCTTCGTCACTCCGGTATGTAGTCGACCAGGCTTGGCCGAGTCGCAGACCGGACTTGAAGACCTGGCCCATGGGGGTCTCGAGATAGGCCGTGGCCACCGCTGACATGCTGGCCGCTCCTTGGCGCTGCGCGGCGTCGAAAAGCTGGTCGAACATGACCTCCACGGTGTCGCGCGCCACCAGTATTTCCGCCCGCATAGGGAGGGACGATCGCGCTGCAACGTGGTCGAGCAGCGTCACCTCGCGCGTATGCATCCGTTCGATGGCGGTCAGCGCCGCATCCATCTTCGGGTCGGTGCCGCCCGGTGTACGTCCGCGCTCCACATGACGCCACTGCAGGGTGGCTGCGAGATCGTGGTCGACGGGGTCCCTGGCGCAGGGATCGGGAACCAGCACCTTGCACGCAGGCGACAGGTCGGTGTGGATGCGACGCTCACCGTTGCGCCGGTAGTGCACGGTGTCGATGACGCCGAGCTGGTGCTGGTCCGAGCTGTGGATGACGTACAGGCGTGGGTCGAGCGGCACCGGCACCTTTTGCAGCAGTTGCGCGCCAAACATGGTGTTGAGGTAGTCCACGTCCATGTTCTGGACGCGCCGGGAAATGCCGTCGATCAGGTAGCCGCCCCCGACGTCC
This Luteimonas sp. MC1572 DNA region includes the following protein-coding sequences:
- a CDS encoding A24 family peptidase, translating into MSFLGDNPELGYPVIAGLGLLVGSFLNVVILRLPRRMEWEWKRDSREMLGEPEMYDPPPPGIVVERSHCPHCGHQLSWFENIPVFSWLALRGKCRSCKAPISAQYPAVELLTMLLMVLCVWRFGFGWQGFGACLLTCFLIALSGIDLRTQLLPDSLTLPLMWLGLIAAVENLYVAPKAALLGAIAGYVSLWSVWWVFKQVTGKEGMGHGDFKLLAALGAWCGLAGVLPTILMSSLVGAIVGGAWLAIKGRDRATPIPFGPFLAVAGWIVFMWGEQIMGAYMAYAGF
- the coaE gene encoding dephospho-CoA kinase (Dephospho-CoA kinase (CoaE) performs the final step in coenzyme A biosynthesis.) — translated: MADYTIALTGGIASGKSEVERRFRALGIIVADADQASRDVVARGTEGLAEVVSVFGADALDAEGDLDRPAMRRLVFNDATARHRLEAIIHPRVRLALRAACAAAPGPYAIAAIPLLAEGGRAAYPWLHRVLVVDVPVDVQLARLLRRDGIDEALAWKMIRAQAGREERLAIADDVIINDGPVAALDGAVTALHGRYLELARGAAARG